Genomic window (Ciona intestinalis unplaced genomic scaffold, KH HT001114.1, whole genome shotgun sequence):
CAGCGGTTAGGGTTAGATGGTAGTTAGTTTAAGGTCATGCTTTCAACTTTAACTTGCGGGGCTACAACGGCCACGACAAACAGCCACGTCTCCATGATGGGGAAGCCGAATAATGGAGTGGACGGTTTCGTGAGTGATGGCAGTTTAGACGAGGAACCTCAAGTCCGGATGCGGGTCGGAGAGATGTATCAAGCGAAAGTTCCTCCTGTGGATGAAATCGTCGGGAAACAACTTCCACATTCCAAAGAAGGAATCCTTATATGGTGTCCAAGTGAAAGTTTGTCCGATCATGAATTGAATGAATTTTGTGAAGCGGCCAAAGTAAAACATCAGTATAACACAGAACAAGCCCTTGGGATGTTGTTCTGGCACAAACATGACGTCTCCAAGTCGTTGAGTGATATGCAAAACTTCACACCGATGCCTGACGAGTGGTCAGCTGAGGATAAagtattgtttgaacaagcCTATAATTTCCATGGGAAAAATTTTCGCAAAATCCAACAGTTAGTTCCTGATAAAGAAATGGGACAACTTGTTAAACATTATTACATTTGGAAGAACTCTAGACTTAAGACATCATTAATGGATAAGCATGCAGGAGTTAAAGGCGGCAAGGGTGGTGATGGTAGCGATGGGGAGGGGATGGATCTCGGAGAGTACGAGGATAATGACGATAAGATGAGGATTGTGGAAGACACGATTGAGGTGAAACACAAGTTGCCGAAGGGGATTGACTTGTCGgttgatgacatcactacGTTAGGGGAACACCCGGGAAGTCCCCATGATTACATTTCCACACTGGAGGAAAATATTGTTGCGATAAAAAGGCAGGTCCAGTCGTTAAAGCAAGAATGCGGGCAGTTTGATATCAGGGAGGGAGACCTGGTCGAACAAAGTGATGAACAGGTTGTTGATGGTTGGACGAACACAGAGTTGCTGCTCGCTGTTAAAGCTGTTCGGAAGTTTGGACAAAATTACGAATCAATCGCTGGCACCATCGGCACTAAAAGTGTCgcacaaattaaaaactttttctccACTTATAAAAATGAACTAAAGTTAGATGAAGTACTGAAAGAGCACAAAGAGGAAATAATCACAAACGGAGATTAGGTTTCAAACAACTCTAAAGTTTATTCCTGTTTATAAACATGTCTAATCtaaatatt
Coding sequences:
- the LOC100178415 gene encoding REST corepressor 1; its protein translation is MLSTLTCGATTATTNSHVSMMGKPNNGVDGFVSDGSLDEEPQVRMRVGEMYQAKVPPVDEIVGKQLPHSKEGILIWCPSESLSDHELNEFCEAAKVKHQYNTEQALGMLFWHKHDVSKSLSDMQNFTPMPDEWSAEDKVLFEQAYNFHGKNFRKIQQLVPDKEMGQLVKHYYIWKNSRLKTSLMDKHAGVKGGKGGDGSDGEGMDLGEYEDNDDKMRIVEDTIEVKHKLPKGIDLSVDDITTLGEHPGSPHDYISTLEENIVAIKRQVQSLKQECGQFDIREGDLVEQSDEQVVDGWTNTELLLAVKAVRKFGQNYESIAGTIGTKSVAQIKNFFSTYKNELKLDEVLKEHKEEIITNGD